One segment of Pan paniscus chromosome 20, NHGRI_mPanPan1-v2.0_pri, whole genome shotgun sequence DNA contains the following:
- the LOC100969587 gene encoding olfactory receptor 2Z1 — translation MGDVNQSVASDFILVGLFSHSGSRQLLFSLVAVMFVIGLLGNTVLLFLIRVDSRLHTPMYFLLSQLSLFDIGCPMVTIPKMASDFLRGEGATSYGGCAAQIFFLTLMGVAEGVLLVLMSYDRYVAVCQPLQYPVLMRRQVCLLMVGSSWVVGVLNASIQTSITLHFPYCASRIVDHFFCEVPALLKLSCADTSAYEMALSTSGVLILMLPLSLIATSYGHVLQAVLSMRSEEARHKAVTTCSSHITVVGLFYGAAVFMYMVPCAYHSPQQDNVVSLFYSLVTPTLNPLIYSLRNPEVWMALVKVLSRAGLRQMC, via the coding sequence ATGGGGGATGTGAATCAGTCGGTGGCCTCAGACTTCATTCTGGTGGGCCTCTTCAGTCACTCAGGATCACGCCAGCTCCTCTTCTCCCTGGTGGCTGTCATGTTTGTCATAGGCCTTCTGGGCAACACCGTTCTTCTCTTCTTGATCCGTGTGGACTCCCGGCTCCACACGCCCATGTACTTCCTGCTCAGCCAGCTCTCCCTGTTTGACATTGGCTGTCCCATGGTCACCATCCCCAAGATGGCATCAGACTTTCTGCGGGGAGAAGGTGCCACCTCCTATGGAGGTTGTGCAGCTCAAATATTCTTCCTCACACTGATGGGTGTGGCTGAGGGCGTCCTGTTGGTCCTCATGTCTTATGACCGTTATGTTGCTGTGTGCCAGCCCCTGCAGTATCCTGTACTTATGAGACGCCAGGTGTGTCTGCTGATGGTGGGCTCCTCCTGGGTGGTAGGTGTGCTCAACGCCTCCATCCAGACCTCCATCACCCTGCATTTTCCCTACTGTGCCTCCCGTATTGTGGATCACTTCTTCTGTGAGGTGCCAGCCCTACTGAAGCTCTCCTGTGCAGACACCTCTGCCTACGAGATGGCGCTGTCCACCTCAGGGGTACTGATCCTAATGCTCCCTCTTTCCCTCATCGCCACCTCCTACGGCCACGTGTTGCAGGCTGTTCTAAGCATGCGCTCAGAGGAGGCCAGACACAAGGCTGTCACCACCTGCTCCTCGCACATCACGGTAGTGGGGCTCTTTTATGGTGCTGCCGTGTTCATGTACATGGTGCCTTGCGCCTACCACAGTCCACAGCAGGATAACGTGGTTTCCCTCTTCTATAGCCTTGTCACCCCTACACTCAACCCCCTTATCTACAGTCTGAGGAACCCGGAGGTGTGGATGGCTTTGGTCAAAGTGCTTAGCAGAGCTGGACTCAGGCAAATGTGCTGA